In Microcaecilia unicolor chromosome 1, aMicUni1.1, whole genome shotgun sequence, the following are encoded in one genomic region:
- the LOC115481757 gene encoding actin-85C-like, with protein sequence MCSVGKLHPAVVLDNGSGLIKVGFAGDMNPRFTYSNIIGRPKSKCVMVGVSQKDFYIGDEAQAKRGILSIKYPVEHGIVRSWEDMELIWQNVYDNDLRIRSSDRPILVTEVPLNPLSNRERMTELLFESFKVPAMYVSVQAVLALYASGRITGCVMDSGDGVSHTVPVFEGYFLPHAVLRLDLAGTDLTDYLMRILTENGASFVSTAEKEIVRDIKEKTCYIAVDMEAEMAKIPSEIEKEYKLPDGSLVKIQNQRFRCPEILFCPPTIGIEAPGIDKLCLNTIMKCDIDLRTMFYYNIVLSGGSSLFPGMAERIAKEMKKALPVTTPLKVYAPSERKTSAWMGGSILSSLSAFQQMWVTAAEFNEIGPNIVHRKCF encoded by the coding sequence ATGTGCAGTGTGGGAAAACTTCATCCTGCTGTGGTTTTAGATAACGGTTCAGGTCTGATCAAGGTGGGATTTGCAGGGGACATGAACCCCCGATTTACATACTCCAATATCATTGGTCGTCCAAAAAGCAAATGTGTCATGGTTGGAGTCAGTCAGAAGGACTTCTACATTGGAGATGAGGCCCAGGCAAAAAGGGGAATCCTGTCCATCAAGTACCCTGTGGAGCATGGGATAGTGAGGTCTTGGGAAGACATGGAACTGATCTGGCAGAATGTATATGACAATGACCTGAGGATTAGGTCTTCAGATAGGCCAATACTGGTGACAGAAGTGCCCCTGAACCCTCTTTCCAACAGAGAAAGAATGACAGAGCTGCTCTTTGAGAGCTTCAAGGTGCCTGCCATGTATGTTTCTGTGCAAGCTGTATTGGCACTGTATGCCTCTGGGCGTATCACTGGCTGTGTGATGGACTCTGGTGATGGTGTATCCCATACTGTGCCTGTTTTTGAGGGCTATTTCCTGCCTCATGCTGTTCTGAGACTAGACCTGGCAGGCACAGACCTCACTGATTACCTCATGCGCATTCTGACTGAGAATGGGGCCTCATTCGTAAGTACAGCTGAAAAAGAAATTGTCAGAGACATCAAGGAAAAGACCTGTTATATTGCTGTGGACATGGAAGCAGAGATGGCCAAGATTCCATCTGAGATAGAGAAAGAGTACAAACTCCCCGATGGGAGCCTTGTAAAAATACAAAACCAGAGGTTCCGTTGCCCCGAGATTCTCTTTTGCCCTCCCACTATCGGCATAGAAGCCCCAGGCATTGACAAGCTCTGCTTAAACACCATCATGAAATGTGATATTGACCTCAGGACTATGTTCTACTACAATATAGTCCTATCTGGAGGATCCAGCCTCTTCCCTGGAATGGCTGAGCGAATCGCCAAGGAAATGAAAAAGGCGCTCCCTGTGACCACTCCGCTGAAGGTTTATGCTCCTTCTGAGAGAAAAACCTCAGCCTGGATGGGGGGCTCTATTCTGTCTTCCCTCTCAGCCTTTCAGCAGATGTGGGTCACTGCTGCAGAGTTCaatgaaattggaccaaatatAGTTCACAGAAAATGCTTTTAA